A single window of Betta splendens chromosome 11, fBetSpl5.4, whole genome shotgun sequence DNA harbors:
- the LOC114866062 gene encoding ankyrin repeat and IBR domain-containing protein 1-like isoform X3, with product MGNTATKFRKALVSGDEALAWQLYEGNPQFRDGLDPNSSYGEQYQHNTALHYVCRHAMTRLLRAFLFSKEGNPNKRNVHNETCLHVLCQGPQILLLPEGALSPRLARPQRDERRRADCLQMILSWTGARLEGGQYEKANVNATDNHHSTCLHYAAAAGMKNCVELLIQGEADLFVEDEDKLTPCDHAERHHHTELALSLESQMVFSSSSAQQPNTGAHGEATLLQYKEPYEGLKLQDLRRLKDMLIVETADMLQAPLFTAEALLRAHDWDREKLLEAWMSDAEGCCQRSGVTMPTPPPSGFNAWDTLPSPRTPRTPRSPLTFTLTSPTDSCLTPGDEGLATCGICLCSISVFEDPVDMSCGHEFCRACWEGFLNVKIQEGDAHNIFCPAYECYQLVPVHVIESVVSREMDQRYLQFDIKAFVENNPAIRWCPAARCERAVRLTRPGPGDSDPHSFPLLPSPAVDCGRGHLFCWECLGEAHEPCDCQMWRNWLQKVTEMKPEELAGVSEAYEDAANCLWLLTNSKPCANCKSPIQKNEGCNHMQCAKCKYDFCWICLEEWKKHSSSTGGYYRCTRYEVIQQLEEQSKEMTVEAEKKHKSFQELDRFMHYYTRFKNHEHSYKLEQKLLKTAKEKMEQLSKAFICREGTPPDTRFIEDGVSELLKTRRVLKCSYPYGFFLQQGSTQKEIFELMQTDLEMVVEDLAQKVNRPYLRTPCHKIISAARLVQQKRQEFLASVARGVAPNDSPEPPRRTYPGGSWDWEYLGFASPEDYADIQYRRRHRARRRGDMLSLHNLRSSSNTPETSRRSDNTEGPERSDGHRRALGSLDEDDPNILLAIQLSLQESRRERGLDGGLDRMELERALDRAQERRSALVGEVDDVALHSLNTDGPPGARGPPFPTSVLDPPRPPNRTDSTAQPPLSNALPLPPPPPSLSAELLELGDSLMKVGNTTAPYDANAHAQDKLCSHHTYNHNALTAPYSIEPAYSEGSHRQLQNAHTAPYVHDHITIKNTRYDSNEQNYCHSGPYLAEAENAASCALEHNQNSTRPSSCIREHAAMYDTTPKPNSSYNLGSEQGSSYTQERSAAYALDHPPKSDPTPPAQLCLPSPEPEPELLLSPVIPPGGPFTPSDPQSLEALDPTASAQLLDNIMAWFNNNINPQNNPQSLALIPSPPTTETDSSPDTHTETESESQTSRGMTPAPLWQPLEGDPEVERAPANPCLGAAGSEGLKTARPRTLELESREAGEESAEAGCVADMSLDEVHTHPCFHQGNSPSHTAPTTERDSHLHLQLEGDQSPEVWEEQVHLV from the exons ATGGGCAACACAGCCACCAAATTCCGCAAGGCCCTGGTGAGCGGCGACGAGGCCCTGGCCTGGCAGCTGTATGAAGGCAACCCCCAGTTCAGAGACGGCCTGGACCCGAACTCCTCGTACGGAGAGCAGTACCAGCACAACACGGCCCTGCACTACGTCTGCCGCCACGCCATGACGCGCCTGCTCAG GGCCTTCCTGTTCAGCAAAGAGGGGAACCCCAACAAGCGTAATGTGCACAATGAGACGTGCCTGCATGTGCTGTGCCAGGGGCCACAGATCCTGCTGCTGCCAGAGGGAGCACTGTCACCGCGACTGGCCCGACCACAGAGGGACGAGCGGCGCCGGGCGGATTGTCTGCAG ATGATCCTGAGCTGGACCGGGGCCAGACTGGAGGGAGGCCAGTACGAGAAGGCTAACGTCAATGCCACCGACAACCACCACAGCACCTGTTTGCACTACGCCGCCGCTGCGGGCATGAAGAACTGTGTGGAG CTGCTAATTCAGGGCGAGGCGGACCTTTttgtggaggatgaggacaagTTGACGCCGTGTGACCACGCCGAGCGGCATCATCACACCGAGCTGGCCCTCAGCCTGGAGTCGCAgatggttttctcctcctcttcagcgcAGCAGCCAAACACAGGCGCACATGGTGAAGCCACCCTGCTACAATACAAGGAG CCTTACGAGGGACTGAAGCTTCAGGACCTACGCAGGCTGAAGGACATGCTGATTGTAGAGACAGCAGACATGCTACAAGCCCCTCTCTTCACAGCTGAGGCCTTGCTTCGGGCCCATG ACTGGGACAGAGAAAAGCTTCTGGAGGCCTGGATGTCTGATGCTGAGGGCTGCTGTCAGCGCTCAGGGGTGACCATGCCCACCCCACCACCCAGTGGCTTCAACGCATGGGACACCCTACCCTCACCACGCACCCCCAGAACTCCACGCTCCCCACTCACGTTCACTCTCACCTCCCCCACCGACAGCTGCCTCACACCCGGAGACGAGGGCCTGGCTACG TGTGGAATCTGTCTTTGCTCCATCTCCGTCTTTGAAGACCCAGTGGATATGTCGTGTGGCCACGAGTTCTGCAGAGCCTGCTGGGAGGG CTTCCTGAATGTAAAGATTCAGGAGGGTGACGCTCACAATATTTTCTGTCCGGCGTATGAATGCTATCAGTTGGTTCCAGTACATGTGATAGAGAGTGTGGTTTCCAGAGAGATGGACCAGAGGTACCTGCAGTTTGACATTAAG GCATTTGTGGAGAACAATCCCGCCATCCGCTGGTGCCCTGCAGCTCGCTGTGAGCGCGCGGTGAGGCTAACCCGACCAGGCCCCGGGGACAGTGACCCACACAGCTTCCCCCTTCTGCCCTCACCAGCTGTCGATTGTGGCAGGGGTCACCTCTTCTGCTG GGAGTGCCTTGGCGAGGCCCATGAGCCATGTGACTGTCAGATGTGGAGGAACTGGCTCCAGAAAGTCACAGAGATGAAGCCTGAAGAGT TGGCAGGTGTGAGCGAGGCCTATGAGGATGCTGCTAACTGCCTGTGGCTGCTGACCAACTCCAAACCGTGTGCCAACTGCAAGTCACCCATTCAGAAGAATGAGGGCTGCAACCATATGCAGTGTGCCAAG TGTAAGTATGATTTCTGTTGGATCTGTCTGGAGGAGTGGAAGAAGCACAGCTCATCAACAGGAGGATACTACCGCTGTACTCGATACGAGGTCATCCAACAGCTAGAGGAGCAGTCCAAGGAGATGACTGTggag GCCGAGAAGAAGCACAAAAGTTTCCAGGAGCTGGACCGTTTCATGCACTATTACACTCGCTTCAAGAACCATGAACACAGCTACAAG TTGGAGCAAAAGCTGCTGAAAACGGCtaaggagaagatggagcagctgagTAAAGCCTTCATCTGCC GTGAAGGCACTCCTCCAGACACACGGTTCATCGAGGACGGTGTGAGCGAGCTGTTGAAGACGCGGCGTGTGCTGAAGTGCTCTTATCCGTACGGCTTCTTCCTGCAGCAAGGCAGCACCCAGAAAGAGATATTCGAGCTGATGCAG ACGGACCTAGAGATGGTAGTGGAAGACTTGGCCCAGAAGGTCAACCGGCCCTACCTGAGGACACCGTGCCATAAGATAATCAGTGCAGCCCGTCTGGTGCAGCAGAAGAGGCAGGAGTTCCTGGCATCAGTGGCGCGTGGTGTAGCTCCTAACGACTCTCCTGAGCCTCCCCGCAGAAC cTACCCTGGAGGATCATGGGACTGGGAGTACCTCGGCTTTGCCTCTCCggag GATTATGCTGACATCCAGTACCGACGCAGACACAGGGCCCGGCGCAGAGGAGACATGCTGAGTCTGCACAACCttagaagcagcagcaacacgcCAGAGACCAGCAGAAGGAGTGACAACACAG AAGGGCCAGAGAGGAGCGATGGTCACAGGAGAGCTCTGGGCTCTCTGGATGAGGACGACCCGAACATCCTGCTGGCAATCCAGCTGTCGCTGCAGGAGTCCCGCAGGGAACGTGGCCTCGACGGGGGCCTGGACAGGATGGAGCTGGAGCGCGCTCTGGATAGGGCACAGGAGAGGAGGTCGGCTCTGGTTGGAGAAGTGGATGATGTTGCTTTGCACTCTCTTAACACTGACGGTCCTCCGGGAGCCAGAGGCCCTCCTTTCCCCACCTCTGTCCTGGATCCACCTCGCCCTCCTAACAGGACAGACTCCACTGCCCAGCCTCCCCTGTCGAAcgctctccccctccctcccccacctccctctctcagtgcagagctgctggagctgggagACAGCCTTATGAAGGTGGGGAACACAACGGCTCCTTATGACGCCAACGCACACGCGCAGGACAAGCTCTGCTCACATCACACATACAACCACAATGCGCTCACTGCTCCGTACAGCATAGAACCCGCGTACAGCGAGGGCAGCCATAGACAACTCCAGAATGCACACACGGCTCCGTATGTGCACGATCATATCACCATCAAAAACACTCGCTATGACAGCAACGAGCAGAATTACTGCCACTCCGGTCCTTATTTAGCTGAGGCTGAAAACGCTGCCTCCTGCGCACTTGAACACAACCAAAATTCCACCCGTCCCAGTTCATGCATCCGGGAACACGCAGCCATGTATGACACCACCCCGAAACCAAACAGTTCTTATAACCTGGGCTCAGAACAAGGTAGCTCTTACACTCAGGAGCGCTCTGCCGCCTATGCTCTTGACCATCCACCTAAATCAGACCCTACGCCCCCTGCCCAGTTGTGCCTCCCATCTCCAGAGCCTGAGCCGGAGCTTCTGCTCTCACCAGTGATCCCCCCAGGGGGCCCTTTCACACCCAGCGATCCTCAGAGCCTGGAGGCACTGGACCCAACAGCCAGTGCCCAGCTGCTGGACAATATCATGGCCTGGTTTAACAACAACATCAACCCCCAGAACAACCCACAGAGCCTGGCCCTCATTCCCTCCCCACCCACTACAGAAACGGATTCctctcctgacacacacacagagaccgAGTCAGAGAGCCAGACCTCCAGGGGCATGACTCCTGCCCCGCTCTGGCAGCCCCTGGAGGGCGACCCAGAAGTGGAAAGAGCGCCGGCGAACCCCTGTCTAGGTGCTGCGGGTTCGGAGGGACTGAAGACGGCAAGGCCTAGAACTCTGGAGCTTGAAAGCCGAGAGGCTGGCGAGGAGAGTGCGGAGGCAGGGTGTGTGGCTGATATGTCGCTGGACGAAGTGCACACACACCCCTGTTTCCACCAAGGAAACAGTCCCTCCCACACCGCACCAACCACAGAGAGGGActcacacctccaccttcaGTTAGAAGGGGACcaatcacctgaggtgtgggaAGAGCAAGTGCACCTGGTGTAA
- the LOC114866062 gene encoding ankyrin repeat and IBR domain-containing protein 1-like isoform X2 — protein MGNTATKFRKALVSGDEALAWQLYEGNPQFRDGLDPNSSYGEQYQHNTALHYVCRHAMTRLLRAFLFSKEGNPNKRNVHNETCLHVLCQGPQILLLPEGALSPRLARPQRDERRRADCLQMILSWTGARLEGGQYEKANVNATDNHHSTCLHYAAAAGMKNCVELLIQGEADLFVEDEDKLTPCDHAERHHHTELALSLESQMVFSSSSAQQPNTGAHGEATLLQYKEPYEGLKLQDLRRLKDMLIVETADMLQAPLFTAEALLRAHDWDREKLLEAWMSDAEGCCQRSGVTMPTPPPSGFNAWDTLPSPRTPRTPRSPLTFTLTSPTDSCLTPGDEGLATCGICLCSISVFEDPVDMSCGHEFCRACWEGFLNVKIQEGDAHNIFCPAYECYQLVPVHVIESVVSREMDQRYLQFDIKAFVENNPAIRWCPAARCERAVRLTRPGPGDSDPHSFPLLPSPAVDCGRGHLFCWECLGEAHEPCDCQMWRNWLQKVTEMKPEELAGVSEAYEDAANCLWLLTNSKPCANCKSPIQKNEGCNHMQCAKCKYDFCWICLEEWKKHSSSTGGYYRCTRYEVIQQLEEQSKEMTVEAEKKHKSFQELDRFMHYYTRFKNHEHSYKLEQKLLKTAKEKMEQLSKAFICREGTPPDTRFIEDGVSELLKTRRVLKCSYPYGFFLQQGSTQKEIFELMQTDLEMVVEDLAQKVNRPYLRTPCHKIISAARLVQQKRQEFLASVARGVAPNDSPEPPRRTYPGGSWDWEYLGFASPEMGSRHSVMGVGDQRERQSQDYADIQYRRRHRARRRGDMLSLHNLRSSSNTPETSRRSDNTGPERSDGHRRALGSLDEDDPNILLAIQLSLQESRRERGLDGGLDRMELERALDRAQERRSALVGEVDDVALHSLNTDGPPGARGPPFPTSVLDPPRPPNRTDSTAQPPLSNALPLPPPPPSLSAELLELGDSLMKVGNTTAPYDANAHAQDKLCSHHTYNHNALTAPYSIEPAYSEGSHRQLQNAHTAPYVHDHITIKNTRYDSNEQNYCHSGPYLAEAENAASCALEHNQNSTRPSSCIREHAAMYDTTPKPNSSYNLGSEQGSSYTQERSAAYALDHPPKSDPTPPAQLCLPSPEPEPELLLSPVIPPGGPFTPSDPQSLEALDPTASAQLLDNIMAWFNNNINPQNNPQSLALIPSPPTTETDSSPDTHTETESESQTSRGMTPAPLWQPLEGDPEVERAPANPCLGAAGSEGLKTARPRTLELESREAGEESAEAGCVADMSLDEVHTHPCFHQGNSPSHTAPTTERDSHLHLQLEGDQSPEVWEEQVHLV, from the exons ATGGGCAACACAGCCACCAAATTCCGCAAGGCCCTGGTGAGCGGCGACGAGGCCCTGGCCTGGCAGCTGTATGAAGGCAACCCCCAGTTCAGAGACGGCCTGGACCCGAACTCCTCGTACGGAGAGCAGTACCAGCACAACACGGCCCTGCACTACGTCTGCCGCCACGCCATGACGCGCCTGCTCAG GGCCTTCCTGTTCAGCAAAGAGGGGAACCCCAACAAGCGTAATGTGCACAATGAGACGTGCCTGCATGTGCTGTGCCAGGGGCCACAGATCCTGCTGCTGCCAGAGGGAGCACTGTCACCGCGACTGGCCCGACCACAGAGGGACGAGCGGCGCCGGGCGGATTGTCTGCAG ATGATCCTGAGCTGGACCGGGGCCAGACTGGAGGGAGGCCAGTACGAGAAGGCTAACGTCAATGCCACCGACAACCACCACAGCACCTGTTTGCACTACGCCGCCGCTGCGGGCATGAAGAACTGTGTGGAG CTGCTAATTCAGGGCGAGGCGGACCTTTttgtggaggatgaggacaagTTGACGCCGTGTGACCACGCCGAGCGGCATCATCACACCGAGCTGGCCCTCAGCCTGGAGTCGCAgatggttttctcctcctcttcagcgcAGCAGCCAAACACAGGCGCACATGGTGAAGCCACCCTGCTACAATACAAGGAG CCTTACGAGGGACTGAAGCTTCAGGACCTACGCAGGCTGAAGGACATGCTGATTGTAGAGACAGCAGACATGCTACAAGCCCCTCTCTTCACAGCTGAGGCCTTGCTTCGGGCCCATG ACTGGGACAGAGAAAAGCTTCTGGAGGCCTGGATGTCTGATGCTGAGGGCTGCTGTCAGCGCTCAGGGGTGACCATGCCCACCCCACCACCCAGTGGCTTCAACGCATGGGACACCCTACCCTCACCACGCACCCCCAGAACTCCACGCTCCCCACTCACGTTCACTCTCACCTCCCCCACCGACAGCTGCCTCACACCCGGAGACGAGGGCCTGGCTACG TGTGGAATCTGTCTTTGCTCCATCTCCGTCTTTGAAGACCCAGTGGATATGTCGTGTGGCCACGAGTTCTGCAGAGCCTGCTGGGAGGG CTTCCTGAATGTAAAGATTCAGGAGGGTGACGCTCACAATATTTTCTGTCCGGCGTATGAATGCTATCAGTTGGTTCCAGTACATGTGATAGAGAGTGTGGTTTCCAGAGAGATGGACCAGAGGTACCTGCAGTTTGACATTAAG GCATTTGTGGAGAACAATCCCGCCATCCGCTGGTGCCCTGCAGCTCGCTGTGAGCGCGCGGTGAGGCTAACCCGACCAGGCCCCGGGGACAGTGACCCACACAGCTTCCCCCTTCTGCCCTCACCAGCTGTCGATTGTGGCAGGGGTCACCTCTTCTGCTG GGAGTGCCTTGGCGAGGCCCATGAGCCATGTGACTGTCAGATGTGGAGGAACTGGCTCCAGAAAGTCACAGAGATGAAGCCTGAAGAGT TGGCAGGTGTGAGCGAGGCCTATGAGGATGCTGCTAACTGCCTGTGGCTGCTGACCAACTCCAAACCGTGTGCCAACTGCAAGTCACCCATTCAGAAGAATGAGGGCTGCAACCATATGCAGTGTGCCAAG TGTAAGTATGATTTCTGTTGGATCTGTCTGGAGGAGTGGAAGAAGCACAGCTCATCAACAGGAGGATACTACCGCTGTACTCGATACGAGGTCATCCAACAGCTAGAGGAGCAGTCCAAGGAGATGACTGTggag GCCGAGAAGAAGCACAAAAGTTTCCAGGAGCTGGACCGTTTCATGCACTATTACACTCGCTTCAAGAACCATGAACACAGCTACAAG TTGGAGCAAAAGCTGCTGAAAACGGCtaaggagaagatggagcagctgagTAAAGCCTTCATCTGCC GTGAAGGCACTCCTCCAGACACACGGTTCATCGAGGACGGTGTGAGCGAGCTGTTGAAGACGCGGCGTGTGCTGAAGTGCTCTTATCCGTACGGCTTCTTCCTGCAGCAAGGCAGCACCCAGAAAGAGATATTCGAGCTGATGCAG ACGGACCTAGAGATGGTAGTGGAAGACTTGGCCCAGAAGGTCAACCGGCCCTACCTGAGGACACCGTGCCATAAGATAATCAGTGCAGCCCGTCTGGTGCAGCAGAAGAGGCAGGAGTTCCTGGCATCAGTGGCGCGTGGTGTAGCTCCTAACGACTCTCCTGAGCCTCCCCGCAGAAC cTACCCTGGAGGATCATGGGACTGGGAGTACCTCGGCTTTGCCTCTCCggag atGGGGAGCCGTCACTCTGTAATGGGAGTTGGTGATCAGAGAGAGCGACAGTCACAG GATTATGCTGACATCCAGTACCGACGCAGACACAGGGCCCGGCGCAGAGGAGACATGCTGAGTCTGCACAACCttagaagcagcagcaacacgcCAGAGACCAGCAGAAGGAGTGACAACACAG GGCCAGAGAGGAGCGATGGTCACAGGAGAGCTCTGGGCTCTCTGGATGAGGACGACCCGAACATCCTGCTGGCAATCCAGCTGTCGCTGCAGGAGTCCCGCAGGGAACGTGGCCTCGACGGGGGCCTGGACAGGATGGAGCTGGAGCGCGCTCTGGATAGGGCACAGGAGAGGAGGTCGGCTCTGGTTGGAGAAGTGGATGATGTTGCTTTGCACTCTCTTAACACTGACGGTCCTCCGGGAGCCAGAGGCCCTCCTTTCCCCACCTCTGTCCTGGATCCACCTCGCCCTCCTAACAGGACAGACTCCACTGCCCAGCCTCCCCTGTCGAAcgctctccccctccctcccccacctccctctctcagtgcagagctgctggagctgggagACAGCCTTATGAAGGTGGGGAACACAACGGCTCCTTATGACGCCAACGCACACGCGCAGGACAAGCTCTGCTCACATCACACATACAACCACAATGCGCTCACTGCTCCGTACAGCATAGAACCCGCGTACAGCGAGGGCAGCCATAGACAACTCCAGAATGCACACACGGCTCCGTATGTGCACGATCATATCACCATCAAAAACACTCGCTATGACAGCAACGAGCAGAATTACTGCCACTCCGGTCCTTATTTAGCTGAGGCTGAAAACGCTGCCTCCTGCGCACTTGAACACAACCAAAATTCCACCCGTCCCAGTTCATGCATCCGGGAACACGCAGCCATGTATGACACCACCCCGAAACCAAACAGTTCTTATAACCTGGGCTCAGAACAAGGTAGCTCTTACACTCAGGAGCGCTCTGCCGCCTATGCTCTTGACCATCCACCTAAATCAGACCCTACGCCCCCTGCCCAGTTGTGCCTCCCATCTCCAGAGCCTGAGCCGGAGCTTCTGCTCTCACCAGTGATCCCCCCAGGGGGCCCTTTCACACCCAGCGATCCTCAGAGCCTGGAGGCACTGGACCCAACAGCCAGTGCCCAGCTGCTGGACAATATCATGGCCTGGTTTAACAACAACATCAACCCCCAGAACAACCCACAGAGCCTGGCCCTCATTCCCTCCCCACCCACTACAGAAACGGATTCctctcctgacacacacacagagaccgAGTCAGAGAGCCAGACCTCCAGGGGCATGACTCCTGCCCCGCTCTGGCAGCCCCTGGAGGGCGACCCAGAAGTGGAAAGAGCGCCGGCGAACCCCTGTCTAGGTGCTGCGGGTTCGGAGGGACTGAAGACGGCAAGGCCTAGAACTCTGGAGCTTGAAAGCCGAGAGGCTGGCGAGGAGAGTGCGGAGGCAGGGTGTGTGGCTGATATGTCGCTGGACGAAGTGCACACACACCCCTGTTTCCACCAAGGAAACAGTCCCTCCCACACCGCACCAACCACAGAGAGGGActcacacctccaccttcaGTTAGAAGGGGACcaatcacctgaggtgtgggaAGAGCAAGTGCACCTGGTGTAA